The sequence CGACGACGGCGATCGGCGAAGGCCGCTTCGGGGCGCAAGTCGAGGAGCAGTCGCAGGACGATCTCGGTGTGTTGACGGCCGCGTTCAATCGCATGAGTCGCGATCTGTCCGAGCTCGATGTACGTGAACAGACCAGTCGTGCCGAAACCGAGCACGCGCGCGCGCATCTCGCGGCGGTGTTGTCGCGGTTGTCGGCCGGCGTGGTCAGCGTCGATGGCGCGCACGTGACCACCGCCAACGCAGCCGCGGCGGAGCTGCTCGGCTGCCCGCTCACGGCGCTGATCGACCAGCCCGTCACTGAGGTGGCCGCAGCATCGCCAGTCGCAGCGCAGGTGATGGCGATGATCCAGGCGCGCAGCCGGGAGGCGCGCAACGAGTGGCGCGAAGAGCTGGCCGCACCGGGAGAGCAGCCGCGAGCATTGCTGTTGCGCGCGCTGCAACTCGGCGGCGACGCCACGCGTTACGTGGTGATCATTGACGACATGACCGTGATCGCGCAGGCGCAGCGCGAGGCGGCCTGGTCGGAGGTGGCGCGGCGGCTGGCGCACGAGATCAAGAACCCGCTGACGCCGATCCGGCTCGCGGCCGAGCGCATGCAACATCGCTTCAAGGGCAAGCTCGACGCGGCCGATGCGCAGGTGCTCGATCGCGCCACGCAGACCATCGTCGCCCAGGTGGATGCACTCAAGGGCCTGGTCAATGCCTTCGGCGACTACGCGCGCCCGGCGCGCATCGAGTTGCGCGCGCTGGCGATTGCGCCACTGGTCGGCGAGGTGCTCGATCTGTACGAGTCGAGCGGGCAATGCCGGATCACGCGCGACTTCGCTGCGGTGTTGCCGGCGCTGCGCGCCGATCGCGACAGCCTGCGTCAGCTTCTGGTGAATCTGTTGACCAATGCGGTCGAGGCCGGTGGCCATGGTGTCGCGGTCGATGTGCAGCTGGCGTTGCGCGACGGTGGCATTGAACTGGTGCTGCGCGACCACGGGCCGGGACTGCCGCCGGAGTTCGATGGTCGCTGGTTCGAGCCGTACACGAGCACCAAGCCCAAGGGTGGTGGGCTTGGTCTGGCGATGGTGCAGAAGAT comes from Lysobacterales bacterium and encodes:
- a CDS encoding HAMP domain-containing protein; translation: MARRLLWLLPTASALALLVAALWLAADAESAESRLGAAYGWLFGVSAVAVLVLVGAIVRELWRLWRERAESRPGARLNARLAALFGLIALPSTLLVAGFAIRFLDAGIDSWFRVDLEAAQEAARALGEQVLLREQRQTLARVEALARSIGADPGGDVQAQFDRLLEDDAALAVHLASYDGNGGVEALAFSTTAITLPAAPDEALRLQIGESGGIAQTVTLADQLVVRAFATTTDALGRSHLLQWIQPLPAELAPQLAQLERSSIDYAQLRFQRTALKTTFVLILGFVTLLALLATLLAALAATRRLTRPIARLAEATTAIGEGRFGAQVEEQSQDDLGVLTAAFNRMSRDLSELDVREQTSRAETEHARAHLAAVLSRLSAGVVSVDGAHVTTANAAAAELLGCPLTALIDQPVTEVAAASPVAAQVMAMIQARSREARNEWREELAAPGEQPRALLLRALQLGGDATRYVVIIDDMTVIAQAQREAAWSEVARRLAHEIKNPLTPIRLAAERMQHRFKGKLDAADAQVLDRATQTIVAQVDALKGLVNAFGDYARPARIELRALAIAPLVGEVLDLYESSGQCRITRDFAAVLPALRADRDSLRQLLVNLLTNAVEAGGHGVAVDVQLALRDGGIELVLRDHGPGLPPEFDGRWFEPYTSTKPKGGGLGLAMVQKIAEEHGGRIRAEHAEGGGARFVLWLPVAGAVA